The Solea senegalensis isolate Sse05_10M linkage group LG4, IFAPA_SoseM_1, whole genome shotgun sequence genome includes a region encoding these proteins:
- the LOC122768674 gene encoding achaete-scute homolog 5-like has product MSTSFSPPIADQCSSYLSISVSPSAGHCEARTLPQPFLFCSSNMDTTSLSLYRGPTPTFLPYLTPFHHHTHFSVYECPFEPAFIQKRNERERQRVKCVNQGYAKLRDHLPGHLPGHLPGHGADKRLSKVETLRAAISYIKYLQQLVDLEDESRTPESNRTTV; this is encoded by the coding sequence atgagcacctccttctctccaccaattgctgaccagTGTTCTTCTTACCTCAGTATCAGTGtgtcgccctctgctggacactgtGAGGCCCGCACTCTTCCTCAGCCCTTTCTCTTCTGTTCATCCAACATGGACACCACTAGCCTCAGCCTTTACAGAGGCCCCACCCCCACGTTTCTGCCTTACCTGACACCCTTCCATCACCACACGCACTTCAGCGTCTACGAGTGTCCCTTTGAGCCGGCATTCATCCAGAAACGGAACGAGCGCGAGCGTCAGAGGGTGAAGTGTGTGAATCAAGGTTATGCCAAACTGCGGGACCACCTGCCGGGTCACCTGCCGGGTCACCTTCCGGGTCACGGTGCCGACAAACGCCTCAGCAAGGTGGAGACGCTGCGCGCCGCCATCAGCTACATCAAGtacctgcagcagctggtggaCCTGGAGGATGAGAGCAGAACCCCCGAGTCCAACAGAACCACAGTCTGA
- the aldh4a1 gene encoding delta-1-pyrroline-5-carboxylate dehydrogenase, mitochondrial has product MLRVRALSRCWRGLRTSSSASVQVQNEPILSFTEGTSERAELLKALDDLKGVTEEIPCVVGDEHVWTSDIRYQRSPFNHAHKVAKFCYADKELINKAIMASVAARKEWDMKPVQDRAQVLFKAADVISGPKRVQILAKTMIGQGKTVVQAEIDGAAELIDFFRFNAKHAVELETQQPLNAEGTTNSMLYRGLEGFVAAVAPFNFTAIGGNLAGTPALMGNVVLWKPSDAAMSASYAVYRVLRDSGLPPNIIQFLPADGPVFGDTVTSSEHLAGINFTGSVPTFKRLWRQVAQNLDTYRTFPRLAGECGGKNFHFVHRSADVQSVVMGTIRSAFEYGGQKCSACSRMYVPDSLWPQVKQGLLDVHKQLRVGDPVEDFTSFFSAVIDEKSFGRIKKWLDYAKSSPSLTIVAGGHCDDSKGYFVEPTIIETSDPQDDIMKEEIFGPVLTVYVYPEDQYQDTLRLIDTTSPYALTGAVFAQDQTVIDEASFVLRNAAGNFYINDKSTGSVVAQQPFGGARASGTNDKPGGPHYVLRWTSPQAVKQTHVPLRGWTYPYMN; this is encoded by the exons ATGCTCCGTGTGAGGGCGCTGTCACGGTGCTGGAGAGG gTTGAGGACGTCGTCCTCTGCGTCCGTCCAGGTGCAGAATGAGCCCATCTTGTCCTTCACAGAGGGGACGTCAGAGAGAGCAGAACTGCTGAAG GCCCTGGACGACCTCAAGGGGGTGACAGAGGAGATTCCGTGTGTGGTGGGAGATGAACATGTGTGGACGTCGGACATCAGATATCAGCGATCG ccGTTCAACCACGCCCACAAGGTGGCCAAGTTCTGCTATGCTGACAAG GAGCTCATCAATAAAGCCATCATGGCGTCCGTGGCGGCGAGAAAAGAGTGGGACATGAAGCCGGTCCAGGACCGAGCCCAGGTCCTGTTCAAGGCTGCTGATGTCATCAGTGGACCCAAGAGAGTCCAGATCCTGGCCAAGACCATGATCGGACAG ggAAAGACGGTGGTTCAGGCAGAGATAGATGGTGCCGCTGAGCTAATCGACTTCTTCAGGTTCAACGCTAAACACGCCGTCGAGCTGGAGACGCAGCAGCCGCTCAACGCTGAGGGTACCACTAACAGCATGCTGTATCGAGGCCTGGAG GGCTTCGTTGCAGCTGTTGCTCCGTTTAACTTCACAGCGATTGGTGGAAATTTGGCGGGAACCCCAGCTCTGATG GGTAACGTGGTTTTGTGGAAGCCCAGCGACGCTGCTATGTCTGCGAGCTACGCGGTCTACAGAGTCCTGAGGGACAGTGGACTTCCTCCAAACATCATCCAGTTCCTGCCGGCAGACGGTCCCGTGTTTGGAGACACCGTCACGTCCTCAGAGCACCTGGCTGGAATCAACTTCACTGGCAGTGTCCC GACATTTAAGCGTCTCTGGAGACAAGTGGCTCAGAATCTGGACACGTACAGGACATTTCCTCGTCTAGCTGGAG AGTGCGGGGGGAAGAACTTCCACTTTGTCCACAGGTCAGCGGACGTCCAGAGCGTGGTGATGGGGACGATCCGCTCTGCGTTTGAGTATGGAGGACAGAAGTGTTCCGCCTGTTCCAGGATGTATGTCCCCGACAGCCTGTGGCCACAGGTCAAACAGGGACTGTTGGACGTCCACAAACAGCTGCGAGTGGGAGAC cctgTCGAGGATTTTACTTCGTTCTTCTCTGCTGTGATCGACGAAAAG TCTTTTGGACGCATTAAGAAGTGGTTGGACTACGCTAAGTCGTCTCCGAGTTTGACGATCGTGGCTGGAGGACACTGTGACGATTCTAAAGGTTACTTCGTTGAACCGACCATCATCGAGACGTCTGACCCTCAGGATGACATCATGAAGGAG gaaatCTTTGGACCGGTTCTGACGGTTTACGTTTACCCTGAGGACCAGTACCAGGACACGCTGCGTCTCATTGACACCACGTCCCCATACGCTCTGACGGGCGCCGTCTTTGCTCAGGACCA GACGGTGATTGACGAGGCGTCCTTCGTCCTCAGAAACGCAGCAGGAAACTTCTACATCAACGATAAATCCACCGGCTCTGTCGTCGCTCAGCAGCCGTTTGGAGGAGCCAGAGCTTCAG GCACCAACGACAAACCTGGAGGTCCTCACTATGTCCTGAGGTGGACGTCCC
- the LOC122768672 gene encoding protein phosphatase 1 regulatory subunit 15B, which yields MFRSLTGEGHAPGGQSSSSPAGHGVASAGLVSQESSWIGLLSVVSRPALSFLQKYLPGRTRHPVLADPAVRWFSGESQRSFVEEDTVFLKQLDAMMPPPHLRVERGGAAVPWLTADALREMGIESGEDMSHQTQDGFVSSARTFLSQVLVSSVSQEVRPWVTVRGSESRTWWGSLWGGEVDSQKGLTSHLSWSEDGLLCPQQLRTETKDRSSVFVQSSGEECTLRENPGLSDHKEPPHNNGPHTVQNVDGSTCSKVTLLTPELDTGYSSLKEEHVLMNHLVTALKEELQGDEPTDDGAAAHTDMDGDTREGGASSSANTDGEKHQQQQEEQSAELMAGSAPQCQNKAIAFIMGCPCSDDEDSSQSEDSDSSNNNDDDGFDSEGSSDLSDSSSCSSSSDDDDDDKASDSDEEEESEADRLWNSLCKSLDPYNPQNFTAALHSGRTPPMIVPTTTHPIPNQPSPTSSPDLASPPHSSAAAPASPPLTSALDSWDDSTSASEVDEAESLRVWSSFSSSDPYSPLHFQAPVRTQGSSRAAAPRCRAKRAPKTPCHQNREATPEHRREGEERLDSGFSDLPRRSTASCGTMTKKVRFCDNVEEFFASCGEEEEEEEDRRGLWEELARDRCRFLRRCQEVEQSISYCLQPQHRLLVVQRRHLL from the exons ATGTTTCGGAGTTTGACGGGTGAGGGACATGCACCTGGCGGACAGAGCTCGTCCTCTCCGGCCGGGCATGGAGTCGCCTCTGCCGGCCTGGTGAGTCAGGAAAGCTCGTGGATCGGGCTGCTCTCCGTGGTGTCCAGGCCCGCGCTGTCTTTCCTGCAGAAATACCTCCCGGGCCGAACCCGACACCCGGTCCTGGCTGATCCGGCAGTCCGCTGGTTCAGTGGAGAATCTCAGCGCAGTTTCGTGGAGGAAGACACGGTTTTTTTGAAGCAGCTGGACGCTATGATGCCGCCTCCGCACCTGCGGGTTGAGCGCGGCGGGGCCGCGGTGCCCTGGCTCACCGCTGACGCTCTGAGGGAGATGGGGATTGAAAGTGGGGAAGACATGTCCCATCAGACCCAGGACGGGTTTGTGTCCTCAGCCCGGACTTTCCTGAGCCAGGTTCTGGTGAGCTCAGTGTCCCAGGAGGTTCGACCATGGGTCACAGTGAGGGGCAGTGAGAGCAGGACGTGGTGGGGCAGTTTGTGGGGAGGGGAGGTGGACTCACAGAAGGGATTGACGTCACATTTGTCCTGGTCTGAGGATGGACTGCTTTGTCCTCAACaactgaggacagagacaaaagacagaagctcagtgtttgtccaGAGCAGTGGTGAAGAGTGTACACTGAGGGAAAACCCTGGACTCTCAGACCACAAAGAACCGCCTCACAACAATGGACCTCACACAGTCCAGAATGTGGACGGGTCCACCTGCAGCAAGGTCACTCTGCTGACCCCAGAGCTGGACACTGGTTACTCCAGTCTGAAGGAGGAACATGTGCTCATGAACCACCTGGTGACCGCCCTGAAGGAGGAGCTGCAGGGGGATGAGCCAACTGATGACGGCGCCGCAGCCCACACAGACATGGACGGAGACACGCGTGAGGGCGGAGCTTCTTCATCAGCAAACACAGACGgggaaaaacatcaacaacaacaggaagaaCAGTCTGCAGAGCTTATGGCGGGCTCCGCCCCCCAGTGTCAGAACAAAGCCATCGCCTTCATCATGGGATGTCCCTGCAGTGATGACGAGgacagcagccaatcagaggacaGCGACTCcagcaacaacaatgatgaCGATGGTTTTGACAGTGAGGGGTCGTCCGATCtgtctgactcctcctcctgctcctcctcctccgatgatgatgatgacgacaaaGCCTCGGActctgatgaagaggaagagtcTGAGGCAGACCGCCTCTGGAACTCCCTTTGTAAAAGTCTGGATCCATACAACCCACAAAACTTCACGGCTGCACTGCACAGTGGACGCACACCGCCCATGATTGTGCCCACCACCACACACCCCATCCCTAACCAGCCCAGCCCTACCTCCTCCCCTGACCTCGCCTCTCCCCCTCACTCCTCTGCTGCAGCCCCGGCCTCACCTCCCCTCACCTCCGCCCTCGACAGCTGGGATGACTCAACGTCGGCAAGCGAGGTGGACGAAGCAGAGAGTCTGCGTGTGTGGAGCTCGTTCAGCTCGTCTGACCCGTACAGTCCACTTCACTTCCAGGCTCCTGTCAGGACTCAAGGGTCCAGCAGGGCCGCAGCTCCCCGCTGCAGGGCCAAGAGGGCCCCCAAGACCCCCTGTCACCAGAACAGGGAGGCCACACCTGAACacaggagggagggggaggagagactCGACAGCGGCTTCTCTGATCTGCCGCGACGCTCCACGGCGTCCTGTGGCACTATGACAAAAAAG gTGCGTTTCTGCGATAACGTGGAGGAGTTCTTCGCCAGCtgcggggaggaggaggaggaggaagaggatcgCCGGGGCCTGTGGGAGGAGCTAGCCCGGGATCGCTGTCGCTTCCTGCGTCGCTGTCAGGAGGTGGAGCAGAGCATCTCCTACTGTCTGCAGCCGCAGCACCGCCTCCTGGTGGTCCAACGCCGCCACCTCCTCTAA